Part of the Williamwhitmania sp. genome, AATTCAAATCCTCCACGAGGTCGGTGTAAAGCTTCAACGGAGTATAGTTTTCCATTACAAACTCAAAATTGAACGGTTTAAACAGCGTAGGTTCAAATAGGTTGGTATACTGGGGTATGGCGCAATAAAGCCGATTGTCTACAAATGAAAATGAAATATCTTTCTTTGTTTTCCGCTCATATTCCACGATGCGCTGCATCAGGCTTGGAGTAAGTAGATACCTAGCCTCTAACTGATCGCTGCCATAAACATTAAATTTTGAATTAAACTCAGCATCCTCCAGCAAAACTCTTGAAAAGCTATTCAACAGATTAATTTTAACCTTTTCGCGAAATGCCGAAAACTTTTTAGGTAATACAAAGGTTTTTGAAGTAAAATTCTTATTAAACGAGGCAGAAATAAAGATACCCTGAAATACAACTTTTTCGAGGTTAGACTGCGCCTTCGCCTCGCAAAACATGATACTGGCATTGCCCATCTTAAATCGCATAAAATCCTCACCCTGCACATTTATAAGATAGCTAGGCATCAGCATGCTCTTTTCTAAAACAGATTTTGCAATCTTCTGCCGAGCAATGTATTCATAATCTTCATACAGGAATCCAAGCAGCTTCGGCAATATTCCGTATTTGTATTGCTTGGTAAGATGAGCCGACAACTTCAGCAACACCTGAAAGGCAAAACCAAGGAAAAAGAAGGTGGGAACAATGAATATAGCTACCAAGAAGGATAGTTCAGACAGTAAACACAGCCCTGAAATAATTACACTCGCAAGTGCCAAGTAGGAGAATAACCTAACTCTCCTTACATTGGATAGCCTATATTGCTCCAACGGCTCAAGAAGAGCCTTAAACTCCGCCTCATAAAAGTGCTGCAGCTCAACCTCAGACTTCATCAAACCGCTAATTAAAGAGCTCCTTGGCCATTACGTTTGCTCGCTCATTAGCCTCAATTTCAAAAACATTAAGAGGTGAAAAGCCCAATCTTTTTGCAATTAAATTTGAGGGGAATGTTAGTATGGCATTGTTAAAATCGGTAACCGCTGAGTTGTAGTAGCGCCGTGATGCAGCTATTTGCTCCTCGGTTTCATTCCATGAAGCCTGCAGCTTCAAAAAATTTTGATTGGCCTTTAAATCGGGATAGTTCTCCACCGAAAGCATTAGATTGCTAACCCCTTTTGATAGTTCATTGTACAGGCCAACCTTTTCTTGGCTGGACAAACCATCCGCGAATTTTGCTCTAAGAGCAGTTACATGCGACAGTACAGTGGCCTCATGAACCATATACTGCTTTACCGTTTCTACAAGGTTGGGGATAAGATCGTATCGTTTCTTCAACATTGTATCTACCAAACCAAATGCATTTTCAGTCTGGTTCTTTCGCGTAATTATTGTGTTGTAAAGGAAGATAACGTAAAGAACAAATACACCCAATACTCCTAAAATAATGTAGCCTACCATACTCGGTTGATTTAAAGATAAAATACCAGAAGAGAGAAATTCTTCGCCTAGGAGGATTAACAAAATCCTCCATTTACATAAACGAAGTTAAGAAAATTACTGGCTTTTCGGCATCGCTCTAGGAAGAAAGTATGGAATAGCTATCGCATTTTTGATTTCGACACCCGTGGTTAAACCAAAAAAATCCGTTAGCAGCAACTCTAAAAAAAACCAATACTTGTGATTTGGTAAATTTTAGGGTGATGCCAACGGATTACAAAAGTATTTATTATTTCAGTCTCAATATCGAATCTGCTATCTTTAAGGTGCTTATTAATTACAAGCTAAAAGTCGAGTTATATAAGAAGTTGTTCAAAATAATTAGTGCTAAGAATTGTCAACAAAATATCCTACTTAAAACTTCTCATAATCATCGTCAA contains:
- a CDS encoding DUF3137 domain-containing protein, translating into MKSEVELQHFYEAEFKALLEPLEQYRLSNVRRVRLFSYLALASVIISGLCLLSELSFLVAIFIVPTFFFLGFAFQVLLKLSAHLTKQYKYGILPKLLGFLYEDYEYIARQKIAKSVLEKSMLMPSYLINVQGEDFMRFKMGNASIMFCEAKAQSNLEKVVFQGIFISASFNKNFTSKTFVLPKKFSAFREKVKINLLNSFSRVLLEDAEFNSKFNVYGSDQLEARYLLTPSLMQRIVEYERKTKKDISFSFVDNRLYCAIPQYTNLFEPTLFKPFNFEFVMENYTPLKLYTDLVEDLNLNLRIWSKE
- a CDS encoding LemA family protein, which encodes MVGYIILGVLGVFVLYVIFLYNTIITRKNQTENAFGLVDTMLKKRYDLIPNLVETVKQYMVHEATVLSHVTALRAKFADGLSSQEKVGLYNELSKGVSNLMLSVENYPDLKANQNFLKLQASWNETEEQIAASRRYYNSAVTDFNNAILTFPSNLIAKRLGFSPLNVFEIEANERANVMAKELFN